The genomic segment CATTGCTTCTAATGATGTTGGACGAAACGTGCTGTTGTTCATATGTAAAGGTTCAAATATAATCTCGCTCATGACGATTTCAAAGGGCTTCCCTGAAACATCCTCTATGAGCTGCTGAATGATGCAATAGCCCGCATCTGAATATTGAAAGTCGCTTCCCGGCTCATATTCCACCTTAATAGGCACTTTGCAATAAGATGTCTCTCCCTCTAACAACGCCGCCATTGGAGGAAAAAGCGCCTTGGAATGAAGCTCGCCAAATCCTCCCTCTGGATCAACAATGCCCGCTTGATGGCTAAGCAGCTTCCTAAGAGTCACTTTGCTGCTAGCAGTCCATGAATGACCCGGAACCTTCCATGAAGTGAGCCTATCATTTACATCCTCATCTAATGCTAGAAGACCATCCTCGACTAATTTCATAACGAGCATAGCTGTTAAAAACTTGCTAATGGAACATGCGTTGAAAACCGTATCGCTATTCACCAGATGCGAGGCTCCTTGCTCCAAAACGCCAAAGCACTCTGCCTCGCTCAGCTGCCCCTGCTTAATAAACACAGCACTTAAACCTTGCACCCTATAATGCCCCATGCGTTCAACTACATTAATATTTAATGGCATACTGTGATCCAGCCCTCTCTCATCCCAATTTGTTCCAGTGACCCCTTTATATTATAGAACACATGTTCTCATTACTCAACCATTTATGACAAGCTTTAACCTGCCACCGTCAAAAATAAAAATGCCGAATGGATAAGCTCCATTCGACATTCCCTTTTGGCCTTTCTCTATCCAGACTCCATGCAAAATTCAAGAAGAAATCTGCCAGCCCGCCGTCTGCTGCTGCAGCTTCCACAGCCGCGCATACA from the Paenibacillus sp. BIHB 4019 genome contains:
- a CDS encoding serine hydrolase domain-containing protein; this encodes MPLNINVVERMGHYRVQGLSAVFIKQGQLSEAECFGVLEQGASHLVNSDTVFNACSISKFLTAMLVMKLVEDGLLALDEDVNDRLTSWKVPGHSWTASSKVTLRKLLSHQAGIVDPEGGFGELHSKALFPPMAALLEGETSYCKVPIKVEYEPGSDFQYSDAGYCIIQQLIEDVSGKPFEIVMSEIIFEPLHMNNSTFRPTSLEAMSGGVCCGHDKHGKAVEGKYPVYPYPAAAGLWTTPSDLAILVVELMNGLKDQSEIGLSASYAKELVTPQGVTEWTGLGLFLDHSKQELEISSLGWGVGFQCMLVAFPYTGTGTVIMTNTDLGIHQLKGMIGEMISPS